From a single Sediminibacterium sp. KACHI17 genomic region:
- a CDS encoding LptF/LptG family permease, protein MKKLDWYILRKFLTTFFFSIFLFAVIAVVVDVSEKTDDFVRSGLSVQQIITEYYYGFIPHIIALLLPLFVFIAVIFFTSKMANRSEIIAILASGTSYSRWLRPYWVGGLLLAGVLWFANQYVVPKANQIRGSFEANYIDKNNTYNALVSTSSHIYLRIDSFTYAGIYAYDTLTKRGGPFFSFRMKNNKVTENTRADQIIWDTATRKWKLESVLFRKVYDLKEDISMIPEKIMDFNFKPLDLSRDKYTKDKLTTPELDRFIELEELRGSEGLNGLKVERYRRDATCITVLLLTLIGAIVAGRKVRGGSGVHLAVGFVTAALFILTDRFSTIFSTKGDLPPLLAAWIPNLIFIFVVIFLYRKAPK, encoded by the coding sequence ATGAAGAAACTCGACTGGTACATATTACGGAAGTTCTTGACCACTTTCTTTTTTTCCATCTTTCTGTTCGCGGTCATAGCCGTAGTGGTAGATGTGAGTGAAAAGACCGATGATTTCGTACGTTCTGGTTTAAGTGTTCAGCAGATCATCACCGAATATTATTACGGGTTCATTCCGCATATCATTGCCTTACTATTACCATTGTTTGTTTTTATTGCCGTGATTTTTTTCACTTCCAAGATGGCGAACAGAAGTGAGATCATTGCTATTCTGGCCAGTGGTACCAGTTATAGCAGATGGTTAAGACCTTATTGGGTTGGCGGTCTCCTTCTCGCAGGTGTTTTGTGGTTTGCCAATCAATACGTGGTTCCCAAGGCCAATCAGATCAGGGGTAGTTTTGAAGCGAATTATATCGATAAGAACAATACGTATAATGCGTTGGTAAGTACCAGTAGTCATATCTATTTACGGATTGATTCCTTTACATATGCAGGTATTTATGCTTATGACACACTAACGAAAAGAGGAGGACCATTCTTTTCCTTTCGGATGAAGAACAATAAAGTGACTGAGAATACGCGGGCAGATCAGATCATTTGGGATACGGCTACCCGTAAATGGAAATTGGAATCTGTATTGTTCAGGAAAGTGTATGACCTGAAAGAGGATATCTCAATGATTCCGGAAAAGATCATGGACTTCAATTTCAAACCTTTGGATCTAAGCAGGGATAAGTATACAAAAGATAAATTGACCACACCTGAGCTCGACAGATTCATTGAACTGGAAGAATTGCGTGGTTCAGAAGGGTTGAACGGATTAAAAGTAGAGCGTTACAGAAGAGATGCCACTTGTATCACTGTTTTATTACTAACCCTGATCGGTGCCATTGTAGCCGGAAGAAAAGTAAGGGGAGGTAGTGGGGTGCACTTGGCGGTTGGCTTTGTAACAGCGGCATTATTCATCCTGACAGACAGGTTCTCCACCATTTTTTCTACCAAAGGGGATCTTCCCCCTTTATTGGCAGCATGGATCCCCAATCTGATCTTCATTTTTGTGGTAATATTCCTTTACCGTAAGGCGCCGAAATGA
- a CDS encoding endonuclease/exonuclease/phosphatase family protein, whose amino-acid sequence MKQLFKNYIVTACVSVVLYSSISAQSIITGTFNIRYDNPRDSGNLWTDRKAYVAALIRFHDFDVFGTQEGLKHQLDDIQQQLPQYERYGIGRDNGQTKGEYSAIFYKKEKFTLLKSGDFWLSETPDKPGFGWDARINRICSWVQLKDKSTGKIFYCFNVHYDHQGMVARKESSKLLLAKIRSISGNDPVILTGDFNGDHNTEWYQSIAHSGILKDSFREVEYPYVNNGSFQNFGRNFNTADIIDHIFISAHFSVKKWGVLTDSYSGKFPSDHFPVLAEIQWRK is encoded by the coding sequence ATGAAACAATTGTTCAAAAATTATATTGTCACTGCTTGCGTTTCAGTTGTGCTATATTCAAGTATATCGGCTCAATCCATCATTACCGGAACCTTCAATATTCGCTATGATAACCCTCGTGATTCCGGCAACTTATGGACCGATAGAAAAGCCTATGTCGCTGCTCTTATCCGCTTTCATGATTTTGATGTATTTGGTACACAGGAAGGATTAAAACATCAATTAGATGATATCCAACAACAGCTGCCCCAATATGAACGATACGGTATCGGGAGAGATAATGGTCAAACAAAAGGCGAGTACTCCGCGATCTTTTATAAAAAAGAAAAATTCACGCTCTTGAAAAGTGGTGATTTCTGGCTGTCTGAAACACCTGATAAGCCTGGTTTTGGATGGGATGCGCGGATCAATCGTATTTGCTCATGGGTTCAGTTGAAAGATAAATCAACCGGTAAAATCTTTTACTGCTTTAATGTACATTATGATCATCAAGGTATGGTGGCCAGAAAGGAGAGTAGTAAATTATTGTTAGCAAAGATCCGATCCATCAGTGGGAATGACCCTGTTATCTTAACAGGTGATTTCAATGGCGATCACAATACGGAATGGTACCAGTCCATCGCCCATTCAGGCATATTGAAAGATAGTTTCCGGGAAGTCGAATACCCATACGTCAACAACGGTAGTTTTCAAAATTTTGGAAGAAACTTCAATACTGCTGATATCATCGATCACATTTTTATTTCAGCTCATTTTTCAGTGAAAAAATGGGGTGTATTGACAGATTCTTATTCCGGTAAATTTCCTTCCGATCATTTCCCTGTATTGGCTGAAATACAGTGGCGAAAATAA
- a CDS encoding YkgJ family cysteine cluster protein codes for MEPWEKLSADHQKQYKQFLQRADKNKVLKVLPDLHEEAFEKIDCLTCANCCKNYSPRFKTPDIKRISKTLRLKESVFIDTYLDLDTDGDYVTKTKPCPFLGADNYCSIYEDRPSDCKRFPYTDEDVLIKRPAITLKNSTFCPAVHYVLERLLNS; via the coding sequence ATGGAACCTTGGGAAAAATTAAGTGCGGATCATCAAAAACAATACAAACAGTTCTTACAGCGAGCTGATAAGAATAAAGTGTTGAAAGTACTTCCCGATTTACATGAAGAAGCTTTTGAAAAGATCGATTGCCTGACTTGTGCGAATTGCTGTAAAAATTATTCCCCGCGTTTCAAAACTCCTGATATCAAACGCATCAGCAAAACACTTCGGTTAAAAGAAAGTGTATTCATTGATACTTATTTAGACCTGGATACCGATGGTGACTATGTCACAAAAACAAAACCTTGTCCTTTTTTAGGTGCTGATAACTATTGTAGCATCTATGAAGACCGCCCCTCTGATTGCAAAAGATTTCCTTATACGGATGAAGATGTATTGATCAAACGTCCTGCTATTACCCTAAAAAATTCCACTTTTTGTCCGGCTGTACATTATGTATTGGAACGTTTACTCAATTCATAA
- a CDS encoding cation:proton antiporter: protein MAHLPVLIKDLALILGAAGIITIFFKKLKQPVVLGYIIAGLLVGPNFKLFPTIGDVEGIKIWAEIGVVFLLFALGLEFSFKKLVKVGGSAAITGITELSFMMMLGYGMGQLLGWSNMDSMFLGGIIAISSTTIIFRAFDELGLKTKQFSGLVIGVLVIEDLVAILLMVLLSTVAVSQQFEGTQMFLSIGKLFFFLCLWFVMGIFLLPTFFKKVSRFLNSETLLVLSLALCLGMVVLADQVGFSAALGAFIMGSILAETTQAHKIEHLITSVKDLFGAIFFVSVGMLIDPQILVTYAIPVLILTLSVILGKTIFVASGALLAGRPLKQAVQAGTSMSQIGEFSFIIATLGVSLEVTSSYLYPIAVGVSVITTFTTPYMIKLAEPLYQFLLKVLPQKWITGLEKYSSSSQIIESESNWKRLLHFYIQIIILNGVIMIALSLLVAYFVEPFLQKSITDALTAKIIAASIGLIVMAPFIWALTVKKMNKSAYAALWLDRKYSHGPLVMLEIARNAIAVLLVGFMLRQLFSFWIAVGGTLVAMLVIGVVFRQRLQKFYQRLEDRFLQNLHERELLEQNKTQSHLSPWDAHLTHYKISPHAAFIGKTLEELQWRESYGINVAFIERGNKVMFAPARTEKIFPFDNIGVIGTDQQMLEFGKIMVPYVEEVDSEKELVELEKIVVDEHTRLKGLTIRESGIREKTNGLVVGIERKGERILNPSSFTQLEWDDIVWIVGNRKKIQQLYHP, encoded by the coding sequence ATGGCGCACTTACCAGTTTTGATCAAAGACTTGGCACTGATACTTGGTGCTGCAGGCATTATTACCATTTTCTTTAAAAAGCTCAAGCAACCTGTAGTACTGGGATACATCATTGCAGGATTACTCGTTGGTCCCAACTTCAAATTGTTTCCTACTATCGGTGATGTTGAAGGCATTAAGATATGGGCTGAGATTGGTGTAGTTTTTTTATTGTTCGCATTAGGACTCGAATTCAGTTTTAAAAAGCTGGTCAAAGTGGGAGGCTCTGCAGCCATCACGGGTATCACGGAATTATCCTTCATGATGATGCTGGGTTATGGTATGGGACAGTTACTGGGCTGGTCAAATATGGATAGTATGTTCTTAGGAGGCATCATCGCCATATCTTCTACAACGATCATCTTCAGGGCATTTGATGAATTGGGTTTGAAAACAAAACAGTTCAGTGGACTGGTGATCGGCGTACTGGTCATTGAAGATCTTGTAGCCATCTTATTGATGGTGTTATTGTCTACAGTTGCTGTGAGCCAGCAATTTGAAGGAACGCAAATGTTCTTATCGATCGGTAAACTTTTTTTCTTCCTCTGTTTATGGTTTGTGATGGGTATTTTTTTATTGCCAACTTTCTTTAAAAAAGTTAGTCGCTTTTTAAATAGTGAAACTTTATTGGTGTTATCGCTTGCATTGTGTTTAGGAATGGTGGTGTTGGCCGATCAGGTGGGTTTCTCCGCTGCACTTGGAGCTTTTATCATGGGATCTATTTTGGCTGAAACAACACAGGCACATAAAATTGAACACCTCATCACTTCAGTAAAAGATCTTTTTGGTGCGATCTTTTTTGTATCCGTAGGGATGTTGATCGATCCGCAGATATTAGTAACGTATGCAATTCCGGTTTTGATCCTTACCCTTTCTGTTATTTTAGGAAAGACCATTTTTGTAGCCAGTGGAGCACTGTTAGCAGGCAGACCTTTAAAGCAAGCAGTACAAGCCGGTACCAGTATGTCACAGATCGGCGAATTCTCTTTTATTATTGCAACTTTAGGAGTGTCTTTGGAAGTGACCAGTTCTTATTTGTATCCCATCGCTGTTGGGGTTTCTGTGATCACTACATTTACTACTCCTTACATGATCAAACTGGCAGAACCGCTTTATCAGTTTCTTTTAAAAGTATTGCCTCAAAAATGGATCACAGGTCTTGAAAAATACAGTAGTAGTTCCCAGATCATCGAAAGTGAAAGCAACTGGAAAAGATTATTGCATTTTTATATTCAGATCATTATTCTCAATGGGGTCATTATGATCGCGCTGAGTTTATTGGTAGCCTATTTTGTTGAGCCCTTTTTACAAAAGTCTATTACAGATGCGCTAACAGCCAAGATCATAGCGGCTTCTATCGGATTAATTGTGATGGCTCCTTTTATTTGGGCGTTGACAGTGAAGAAAATGAACAAGAGTGCTTATGCAGCTTTATGGTTAGACAGAAAATATAGTCATGGTCCATTGGTGATGTTAGAGATCGCTAGAAATGCCATTGCTGTATTATTGGTTGGTTTTATGCTTCGTCAACTCTTTAGCTTTTGGATTGCTGTGGGTGGCACATTGGTGGCTATGTTGGTGATCGGTGTTGTATTTCGCCAGCGCTTACAGAAATTTTATCAGCGACTGGAAGATCGTTTCTTACAAAATCTGCATGAACGAGAATTATTGGAGCAAAATAAAACACAAAGTCATCTTTCCCCCTGGGATGCCCACTTGACCCATTACAAGATCAGTCCACACGCAGCTTTTATCGGAAAAACCCTGGAAGAACTACAGTGGCGGGAGAGCTATGGAATCAATGTGGCATTTATTGAACGCGGAAACAAAGTGATGTTTGCACCTGCCCGTACAGAGAAAATATTTCCTTTTGATAATATTGGCGTCATTGGAACCGATCAGCAAATGCTGGAGTTTGGAAAGATCATGGTGCCTTATGTGGAAGAAGTCGATAGTGAAAAAGAATTGGTGGAATTGGAGAAGATCGTTGTAGATGAACATACACGCTTGAAAGGATTGACCATCCGTGAATCAGGTATCCGTGAAAAAACCAATGGATTGGTAGTAGGTATTGAAAGAAAAGGAGAACGTATCCTGAATCCTTCATCATTCACACAATTGGAATGGGATGATATTGTTTGGATCGTAGGGAATAGAAAGAAGATACAGCAATTGTATCATCCTTAG
- the rsmG gene encoding 16S rRNA (guanine(527)-N(7))-methyltransferase RsmG, producing the protein MESTPQKLGLILKYFDDFTPHQIKQFEALEELYKEWNAKINVISRKDIDSIYLHHVLHSLSIAAIADFQPGTEVIDIGCGGGFPGVPLAIFFPEVQFHLVDSIAKKLKVVEAVAEGAGIKNITTQHTRAEEIKNRKFDFAVSRAVAPLKDLWQWAGPLLRKGHKQEMANGLICLKGGDLAQEIFESGLRPKMMPVDKIFPEEYFDEKYILHVAK; encoded by the coding sequence ATGGAAAGCACCCCGCAAAAACTGGGATTGATCCTGAAATACTTCGACGATTTCACACCGCATCAAATCAAACAGTTTGAAGCGCTGGAAGAATTGTATAAAGAATGGAATGCCAAGATCAATGTCATCTCACGAAAAGATATTGATAGTATTTATTTACACCATGTACTGCATTCCTTAAGTATAGCTGCTATTGCAGATTTTCAGCCGGGTACTGAAGTCATTGATATCGGCTGTGGCGGCGGTTTTCCGGGTGTTCCATTGGCTATCTTTTTTCCTGAAGTACAATTTCATTTGGTAGATAGTATCGCTAAAAAACTAAAAGTAGTAGAAGCCGTTGCTGAAGGCGCAGGCATCAAAAATATTACTACCCAACATACACGTGCAGAAGAGATCAAAAACAGAAAATTTGATTTTGCTGTTTCTCGTGCGGTTGCTCCATTGAAAGATCTCTGGCAATGGGCAGGACCTTTATTGAGAAAAGGCCATAAACAAGAAATGGCCAATGGATTGATCTGCTTAAAAGGCGGAGATCTGGCACAAGAAATTTTTGAAAGCGGATTGAGACCTAAAATGATGCCGGTAGATAAGATCTTCCCGGAGGAATACTTTGACGAGAAGTATATTTTGCATGTAGCTAAATAA
- a CDS encoding DUF3667 domain-containing protein yields the protein MSASNCSNCASPLDPAFKHCPNCGQSTAIHRFNVKHLIHEFLHAFTHTDKGALVLLRDLAIRPSTVLREYIIEGKRKKYFNPFTLLLLVLGVTVFMSSVFHPMRGAESIYKEQIASANTQKKKALMISMAEKQERLSQLVEKKMNVVVFITAPLMALAFWLVFKGKGQNYAEHLVAYLMLTCLLSLVSSICLLPLMAILPPENMLWISLANILIQMVYTCYAYKGFLKLKGFGDMFMVVVANILGMIFWFTVLMIAMLVFIIFL from the coding sequence ATGAGCGCCTCGAATTGTTCCAACTGTGCGTCCCCATTAGACCCGGCTTTTAAACATTGCCCGAATTGCGGTCAGTCCACTGCCATCCATAGATTCAATGTAAAACACCTGATACATGAATTTTTGCATGCATTTACGCATACTGATAAAGGAGCCCTGGTTTTATTAAGAGACCTGGCAATAAGACCGTCGACCGTCTTGAGGGAATATATCATCGAAGGAAAAAGAAAGAAATACTTCAATCCATTTACCCTTTTACTACTGGTATTAGGTGTTACAGTGTTCATGAGCTCTGTTTTTCATCCGATGAGAGGCGCAGAGTCCATTTATAAAGAACAGATCGCCTCCGCCAATACACAAAAGAAAAAAGCACTGATGATCTCTATGGCTGAAAAGCAAGAAAGGCTAAGTCAGCTGGTAGAGAAAAAAATGAATGTCGTTGTTTTTATCACTGCACCCTTGATGGCCCTGGCTTTTTGGTTGGTATTTAAAGGGAAAGGACAGAATTACGCAGAACATTTGGTGGCCTATCTCATGCTGACCTGTCTTTTATCTTTGGTCAGCAGCATTTGTTTGTTGCCACTGATGGCTATTTTGCCCCCTGAAAATATGCTATGGATATCCCTCGCGAATATCCTCATTCAAATGGTCTATACCTGTTATGCATACAAAGGCTTTTTGAAATTGAAAGGTTTTGGAGATATGTTCATGGTTGTTGTTGCCAATATTTTGGGAATGATCTTTTGGTTTACTGTTTTAATGATAGCCATGTTGGTTTTCATCATCTTCTTATAA
- a CDS encoding citrate (Si)-synthase, eukaryotic — protein sequence MGIIKDRFKAKADAANAEIKDILKTHGNKKIGEVTLAQAYQGMRGITGLVTETSLLDAQEGIRFRGYSIPELQEKLPKAPGGGEPLPEGLFYLMLVGELPTEEDANHITSVWQRRSHVPNHVFQTIDALPINTHPMTMFVTGVMALQTESNFAKEYAKGINKKEYWNPIYDDAMDLIARLPRIAAYIYRRKYKNNDHIHPNGLLDWAGNLAHMMGYENESFKELMRLYMTIHADHEGGNVSAHTTHLVGSALSDPYLSYAAGMNGLAGPLHGLANQEVIKWIFEMQEQLGTDDPTKEQIADYVQKTLAGGKVVPGYGHAVLRKTDPRFTAQMEFGKKHMPDDKLVNTVWKVYETVPPILESLGKVKNPWPNVDAHSGALLVHYGLVEYEFYTVLFAVSRALGVLASLCWDRALGLPIERPKSVTTEAVKEWLEGKGEIWE from the coding sequence ATGGGAATTATTAAAGATCGTTTCAAGGCAAAAGCAGATGCTGCAAATGCTGAGATAAAAGACATCCTCAAAACACACGGAAATAAAAAGATCGGTGAAGTAACCCTTGCACAGGCTTATCAGGGAATGAGAGGTATTACCGGCTTAGTAACTGAAACAAGTTTACTGGATGCTCAGGAAGGTATCCGCTTCAGGGGTTATTCTATCCCTGAATTACAGGAAAAACTTCCAAAAGCACCGGGAGGTGGAGAGCCTTTACCGGAAGGATTGTTTTACCTGATGTTGGTGGGAGAATTGCCAACAGAAGAAGATGCCAATCACATTACCAGTGTATGGCAAAGAAGAAGTCATGTTCCGAATCACGTATTTCAGACCATTGATGCATTGCCCATCAATACACATCCGATGACCATGTTCGTAACGGGAGTGATGGCACTGCAAACTGAAAGTAATTTTGCTAAAGAGTATGCAAAGGGCATCAATAAAAAAGAATACTGGAATCCGATCTATGATGATGCCATGGATCTGATCGCTCGTTTACCTCGAATCGCAGCTTATATCTATCGTCGCAAATACAAGAACAATGATCATATCCATCCAAATGGATTATTGGATTGGGCGGGTAACCTTGCGCACATGATGGGTTATGAGAATGAAAGTTTCAAGGAATTGATGCGTTTGTACATGACCATCCATGCAGATCATGAAGGTGGTAACGTATCCGCACACACAACTCACCTGGTAGGTTCAGCACTCAGTGATCCTTATTTGAGTTATGCAGCAGGTATGAATGGACTAGCAGGTCCTTTGCATGGTTTGGCCAATCAGGAAGTGATCAAATGGATCTTTGAAATGCAGGAACAACTGGGAACAGATGATCCTACCAAAGAGCAGATCGCTGATTATGTGCAGAAAACATTGGCTGGAGGTAAAGTAGTTCCGGGTTATGGTCACGCGGTATTGCGTAAAACAGATCCTCGATTCACTGCACAAATGGAGTTCGGCAAAAAACACATGCCGGATGATAAACTGGTGAATACAGTATGGAAAGTATATGAAACAGTACCTCCAATTCTTGAGTCATTAGGGAAAGTAAAAAATCCATGGCCGAATGTAGATGCACACAGTGGTGCACTATTGGTTCATTATGGATTGGTGGAATATGAATTCTACACTGTATTATTCGCAGTGAGCAGAGCTTTAGGTGTATTGGCTAGCTTATGTTGGGACAGAGCATTGGGTCTGCCCATTGAAAGACCAAAATCTGTGACCACAGAAGCAGTGAAAGAGTGGTTGGAAGGTAAAGGTGAGATTTGGGAGTAA
- a CDS encoding glycosyltransferase — protein MTIPTLLWDICFYAFCGIIAIQLFYYLYFFQRLAFFKAPDRTTIMEHPVSVVICARDEAHNLVKTLPGVLVQQYRTTHEVVLVNDNSTDDTKYLVDEFKKMFKNINYIELRQEAKMISGKKFPLSMGIKSAKHEILLLTDADCVPASEHWIQRMQECYSENTEIVLGYGAYHKKPGLLNKLIRFETFHTAIQYLSYALAGIPYMGVGRNLSYKKEVFLRNKGFSSINQIPSGDDDLFINQVARKDNTSICVDQEAHTLSEPKTRWSDWMTQKYRHYTTSNYYKPNHKFLLALYSFSLFWIYPLLAVSIIFYNWWIALAVFGVRFLIQAIVFYKSMKKLNEKDLWPWFLFFDIWMFFYFIFTVPAIWKAPRKNWD, from the coding sequence ATGACGATACCAACTCTGCTCTGGGATATATGTTTCTATGCATTCTGTGGCATTATTGCCATTCAGTTGTTTTATTATCTCTATTTTTTTCAGCGACTGGCTTTTTTTAAAGCACCTGACAGAACAACTATTATGGAGCATCCGGTATCAGTAGTGATCTGTGCAAGAGATGAGGCGCATAATCTGGTAAAAACATTGCCGGGTGTTTTGGTTCAACAATACCGCACCACGCATGAAGTTGTATTGGTGAACGACAATTCTACTGATGACACCAAGTATTTGGTAGATGAGTTTAAAAAGATGTTTAAAAACATCAACTACATTGAGCTGAGACAAGAAGCTAAAATGATCAGTGGCAAAAAGTTCCCCTTATCCATGGGGATCAAGAGTGCCAAACACGAAATTCTTTTATTGACAGATGCAGATTGTGTTCCGGCTTCTGAACATTGGATCCAGCGAATGCAGGAATGTTATAGCGAAAACACAGAGATCGTTTTGGGTTATGGTGCTTATCATAAAAAACCCGGACTACTCAATAAACTGATCCGATTCGAAACATTTCATACTGCTATTCAGTATCTCTCTTATGCACTTGCCGGCATTCCTTATATGGGTGTGGGAAGAAATTTAAGTTATAAGAAAGAAGTGTTCTTAAGAAACAAAGGATTCTCTTCTATCAATCAAATACCCAGCGGGGATGATGATCTGTTCATTAATCAGGTAGCCAGAAAAGACAATACATCGATCTGTGTTGACCAGGAAGCACATACACTGAGTGAACCGAAGACACGCTGGAGCGATTGGATGACGCAGAAATATCGCCACTATACAACGAGTAACTATTACAAACCGAATCATAAGTTCTTACTGGCTTTATATTCTTTCTCTTTATTCTGGATCTATCCACTACTAGCAGTATCGATCATCTTCTATAACTGGTGGATAGCATTGGCTGTATTCGGTGTTCGTTTTCTGATACAGGCCATTGTATTCTATAAGTCTATGAAGAAATTGAATGAAAAAGACCTTTGGCCCTGGTTCTTATTTTTTGATATCTGGATGTTCTTTTATTTCATCTTTACAGTTCCCGCTATATGGAAAGCACCCCGCAAAAACTGGGATTGA
- the tgt gene encoding tRNA guanosine(34) transglycosylase Tgt: MAALTFDLQVTAENSRARAGKITTDHGEIMTPIFMPVGTVGTVKAVTQQQLKQDVSAQIILGNTYHLYLRPGTEVLEAAGGLHRFNGWDRPILTDSGGYQVFSLAANRKIKEEGVMFQSHIDGSRHLFTPESVMDIQRSIGADIIMAFDECPPYPSEYGYALKSMELTHRWLDRCFARLAETPDKYGYTQNLFPIVQGSTYKDLRKASCEYIASKNAVGNAIGGLSVGEPEEMMYEFTELCTEYLPIDKPRYLMGVGTPWNILEGIDRGIDMFDCVMPTRNGRNGMIFTTEGVINIKNKKWASDFSAIDPGLPNEMSQFYSKAYLRHLFVAEEILGMQLASIQNLSFYLWLVGEARKHIVAGDFSSWKKEMVEKVKKRL; encoded by the coding sequence ATGGCTGCACTGACATTTGATTTACAGGTTACGGCAGAGAACAGCAGGGCTCGTGCGGGTAAGATCACCACCGATCATGGGGAGATCATGACGCCTATTTTTATGCCGGTTGGTACTGTGGGAACGGTGAAAGCAGTTACCCAGCAGCAACTGAAACAAGATGTTTCTGCACAGATCATCTTAGGAAATACCTATCATCTTTATCTGCGTCCGGGTACCGAGGTCCTGGAAGCGGCGGGCGGATTGCATCGTTTCAATGGTTGGGATAGACCTATTCTTACCGATAGTGGTGGTTATCAGGTTTTCTCTTTGGCCGCAAACCGTAAGATCAAAGAGGAAGGTGTGATGTTTCAATCTCATATTGATGGCAGCAGGCATTTATTTACGCCTGAATCAGTCATGGATATTCAGCGCAGCATCGGTGCAGATATCATCATGGCATTTGATGAATGTCCACCTTATCCCAGTGAATATGGCTATGCATTAAAAAGCATGGAACTAACGCATCGCTGGTTAGATCGTTGTTTTGCCAGATTGGCTGAAACACCTGATAAATATGGGTATACGCAGAACCTGTTTCCAATTGTACAGGGAAGCACTTATAAAGATCTCAGGAAAGCATCGTGTGAATATATTGCATCAAAAAATGCTGTAGGCAATGCCATTGGTGGTCTGAGTGTTGGTGAGCCCGAAGAAATGATGTATGAATTTACAGAGCTCTGCACGGAGTACCTGCCCATCGATAAACCTCGTTATCTAATGGGAGTAGGAACACCCTGGAATATTCTGGAAGGGATAGACAGGGGTATTGATATGTTTGATTGTGTGATGCCCACACGTAATGGAAGAAATGGGATGATCTTTACAACAGAAGGGGTGATCAATATCAAAAATAAAAAATGGGCCAGTGATTTTTCAGCGATCGATCCCGGGCTGCCGAATGAAATGAGTCAGTTTTATAGTAAGGCTTATCTCAGGCATTTATTTGTTGCAGAAGAGATCTTAGGCATGCAACTGGCGAGTATTCAAAACCTTTCTTTTTATCTCTGGCTGGTAGGTGAGGCACGGAAACATATAGTAGCCGGTGATTTCAGCTCTTGGAAAAAAGAGATGGTGGAAAAAGTTAAAAAAAGACTGTAA